The Anopheles coluzzii chromosome 2, AcolN3, whole genome shotgun sequence genome window below encodes:
- the LOC120961445 gene encoding uncharacterized WD repeat-containing protein alr3466-like — protein MNEIEALRQEAETLKNAIRDARKAVCDTSILQATAQLEAVGRIQLRTRRTLRGHLAKIYAMHWGNDSRYLVSASQDGKLIVWDSHTTNKVHAIPLRSSWVMTCAYAPSGNYVACGGLDNICSIYNLKTREGNVRIARELGGHTGYLSCCRFLDDNQIVTSSGDMSCALWDIETGQQTTSFQGHTGDVMALSLAPQGKTFVSGACDAKAKLWDIREGQCKQTFPGHESDINAVAFFPNGFAFATGSDDATCRLFDIRADQELAMYSHDNIICGITSVAFSKSGRLLLAGYDDFNCNVWDTMKAERAGILAGHDNRVSCLGVTENGMAVATGSWDSFLRVWNSMNELEALRQEAETLKNAIRDARKAACDTSLVQATNNLEPIGRIQMRTRRTLRGHLAKIYAMHWGSDSRNLVSASQDGKLIVWDSHTTNKVHAIPLRSSWVMTCAYAPSGNFVACGGLDNICSIYNLKTREGNVRVSRELPGHTGYLSCCRFLDDNQIVTSSGDMSCGLWDIETGQQCTSFLGHTGDVMALSLSPQCRVFVSGACDASAKLWDIREGQCKQTFPGHESDINAVTFFPNGHAFATGSDDATCRLFDIRADQELAMYSHDNIICGITSVAFSKSGRLLLAGYDDFNCNVWDTMKAERAGILAGHDNRVSCLGVTENGMAVATGSWDSFLRVWN, from the exons ATGAACGAAATCGAAGCGCTGCGTCAGGAGGCGGAAACGCTCAAAAATGCGATCCGCGACGCGAGGAAGGCGGTGTGCGACACGTCCATCCTGCAGGCGACGGCACAGCTGGAAGCCGTCGGTCGCATCCAGCTTCGGACGCGCCGCACGCTCCGGGGCCACCTGGCGAAGATCTACGCGATGCACTGGGGCAACGATTCGCGCTACCTGGTGTCGGCCTCGCAGGACGGCAAGCTGATCGTGTGGGACTCGCACACGACCAACAAGGTGCACGCGATCCCGCTGCGCTCCTCCTGGGTGATGACGTGCGCGTACGCCCCGTCCGGCAACTATGTGGCGTGCGGCGGGCTGGACAACATCTGCTCGATCTACAATTTGAAGACGCGCGAGGGCAACGTGCGCATTGCGCGCGAGCTCGGCGGACATACGGGCTACCTGTCCTGCTGCCGGTTCCTCGACGACAACCAGATCGTGACGAGCTCGGGCGACATGTCCTGTGCGCTGTGGGACATCGAGACGGGCCAGCAGACGACATCATTCCAGGGGCATACCGGGGACGTGATGGCGCTGTCGCTGGCCCCGCAGGGCAAAACGTTCGTGTCGGGCGCGTGCGACGCGAAGGCGAAGCTGTGGGACATCCGCGAGGGCCAGTGCAAGCAAACATTCCCGGGCCACGAGAGCGATATCAATGCGGTGGCGTTCTTCCCGAACGGGTTCGCGTTTGCGACGGGCTCGGACGATGCCACCTGCAGGCTGTTCGACATCCGGGCCGACCAGGAGCTGGCCATGTACTCGCACGACAACATCATCTGCGGCATCACGTCCGTGGCGTTCTCGAAGTCaggccggctgctgctggcgggcTACGATGACTTCAACTGCAACGTGTGGGATACGATGAAGGCGGAACGGGCGGGCATACTGGCCGGACACGACAACCGCGTGTCCTGCTTAGGCGTGACCGAGAACGGTATGGCGGTGGCGACAGGGTCCTGGGACTCGTTCCTGCGCGTGTGGAACT CGATGAACGAGCTGGAGGCGCTGCGGCAGGAGGCGGAAACGCTGAAGAATGCGATCCGGGACGCGCGGAAGGCGGCCTGCGACACGTCGCTCGTCCAGGCGACGAACAATCTCGAACCGATCGGCCGGATACAGATGCGCACCCGGCGCACGCTCCGGGGCCATCTGGCGAAGATCTACGCGATGCACTGGGGGAGCGACTCGCGCAACCTGGTGTCGGCCTCGCAGGACGGCAAGCTGATCGTGTGGGACTCGCACACGACCAACAAGGTGCACGCGATCCCGCTGCGCTCCTCCTGGGTGATGACGTGCGCGTACGCCCCGTCCGGCAACTTTGTCGCGTGCGGCGGCCTGGACAACATCTGCTCGATCTACAATCTGAAGACGCGCGAGGGCAACGTGCGCGTGTCGCGGGAGCTGCCCGGCCACACGGGCTACCTGTCCTGCTGCCGGTTCCTCGATGACAACCAGATCGTGACGAGCTCGGGCGACATGTCGTGCGGGCTGTGGGACATCGAGACGGGCCAACAGTGCACCTCGTTCCTGGGGCACACCGGCGACGTGATGGCGCTGTCGCTGTCGCCCCAGTGCCGGGTGTTTGTCTCCGGGGCGTGCGACGCCTCGGCGAAGCTGTGGGACATCCGCGAGGGCCAGTGCAAGCAGACGTTCCCGGGCCACGAGAGCGACATCAATGCGGTCACCTTCTTCCCGAATGGGCACGCGTTTGCGACGGGCTCGGACGATGCCACCTGCAGGCTGTTCGACATCCGGGCCGACCAGGAGCTGGCCATGTACTCGCACGACAACATCATCTGCGGCATCACGTCCGTGGCGTTCTCGAAGTCgggccggctgctgctggcgggcTACGATGACTTCAACTGCAACGTGTGGGACACGATGAAGGCGGAACGGGCGGGCATATTGGCCGGACACGACAACCGCGTGTCCTGCTTAGGCGTGACGGAGAACGGAATGGCAGTGGCGACAGGGTCCTGGGACTCGTTCCTGCGCGTGTGGAACTAA
- the LOC120961001 gene encoding putative serine protease F56F10.1, whose protein sequence is MVDKSFLYPFLGVMFLLLGGAEVYGVRRFWRGKMFQQDAPSRSERFHAQAAVPDLWFEQQLDHNDPTNAATWQQRYYVNDQYFNASDPNAPVFLMIGGEGEATARWMHEGAWIRYAEKHGALCFQLEHRFYGKSRPTEDLSTSSLAYLTSEQALADLAYFIVAMNDKYQLEPHRHRWIAFGGSYPGSLAAWLREKYPSLVHGAISSSGPLLAKIDFVEYYDTVTRSLERYSADCVRAVRSAFQQVETLLKHMIGQRTLNEKFQLCDPVERSIENPLDIANLFEAIASNFAGVVQYNKDNSPHATVTIDEVCDVMVNQTIGAPVSRLAEVNRILLKQSNTTCLDFVYDKSIEEMRNTSWGSSQASGARQWTYQTCNEFGFYQTSNNASSVFGDRFPVEFFVRQCVDVYGARFGAESLARAVYRTNTNYGALDPATTNVLYVHGNIDPWHRLGLTESNDIHMPTILIDGTAHCANMYEPKDSDPPQLKQARLEIDTFITNLLAM, encoded by the exons ATGGTCGATAAATCCTTTCTTTATCCCTTCCTTGGGGTGATGTTTCTGCTCCTCGGCGGGGCGGAGGTGTACGGTGTGCGCCGCTTTTGGCGTGGCAAAATGTTCCAACAGGATGCACCGAGTCGCTCGGAGCGCTTTCACGCGCAAGCCGCCGTTCCGGATCTTTGGTTCGAGCAGCAGCTAGATCACAACGATCCGACCAATGCGGCCACCTGGCAGCAGCGCTACTACGTGAACGATCAGTACTTTAACGCGTCCGACCCGAACGCACCGGTATTTCTGATGATCGGGGGCGAGGGTGAAGCCACGGCCCGCTGGATGCACGAGGGCGCCTGGATCCGGTACGCGGAAAAGCACGGCGCACTGTGCTTCCAGCTCGAGCACCGGTTCTACGGCAAGAGCCGCCCGACGGAGGATCTGTCGACGAGCAGTCTGGCCTACCTGACCTCGGAACAGGCGCTCGCCGATTTGGCCTACTTCATCGTGGCCATGAACGACAAGTACCAGCTCGAGCCGCACCGTCACCGGTGGATCGCGTTCGGCGGTTCGTACCCGGGCTCGCTGGCCGCCTGGCTGCGGGAAAAGTATCCGTCCCTGGTGCACGGTGCGATCAGTTCCAGTGGGCCGCTGCTGGCGAAGATCGATTTCGTGGAGTACTACGACACGGTCACCCGGTCGCTGGAGCGCTACTCGGCCGACTGTGTGCGGGCGGTCAGGAGCGCCTTCCAGCAGGTGGAAACGCTGCTCAAGCACATGATCGGGCAGCGCACGCTGAACGAAAAGTTCCAGCTGTGCGATCCGGTCGAGCGGTCGATCGAGAATCCGCTCGACATTGCCAACCTGTTCGAGGCGATCGCGAGCAATTTCGCCGGCGTAGTGCAGTACAACAAGGACAACAGCCCGCACGCTACCGTGACGATCGACGAGGTGTGTGACGTGATGGTGAACCAGACGATCGGGGCACCTGTGTCCCGGCTGGCCGAGGTGAACCGGATACTGCTGAAGCAGAGCAACACCACCTGTCTGGACTTTGTGTACGACAAGTCGATCGAGGAGATGCGCAACACCTCCTGGGGATCGTCCCAAGCTAGTGGAG CCCGACAGTGGACGTACCAGACGTGCAACGAGTTTGGATTCTATCAAACGTCCAACAATGCCAGCTCCGTGTTTGGCGACCGCTTTCCGGTGGAGTTCTTCGTGCGCCAGTGCGTCGACGTGTACGGTGCCCGGTTCGGGGCGGAATCGCTTGCACGGGCCGTCTACCGGACCAACACCAACTACGGTGCGCTCGATCCGGCCACCACGAACGTGCTGTACGTGCACGGCAACATCGACCCGTGGCACCGGCTGGGACTGACCGAAAGCAACGACATCCACATGCCCACCATCCTGATCGACGGCACGGCCCACTGTGCGAACATGTACGAACCGAAGGACAGTGATCCGCCACAACTGAAGCAGGCCAGGCTCGAGATCGATACGTTTATTACGAACTTACTGGCGATGTAG
- the LOC120961000 gene encoding cilia- and flagella-associated protein 52, with protein MSIEEPTEMMTLEPSAIIGFDGHVVCGLRVHPDQRHLVFPLGNEISIYECATNKQSFLRGHTNTISTLDISTSGRMVASGQSNHMGFRAFVIVWDWETRKEISRHELHRVRVQSLCFSSNDQFLVSLGGKDCGSIIVWDIEQRTAICGTIATKETTGEATKVASLNKRFTTFVSGGDQNLRVWNIDRERKRLTVQDVAVGKLRREFTGMRISPNDDTLYVGTMSGDIVKINLNCNPNPSDPSQDKMPVLLGCFGKHNAKKPPGKDCEKYHYGVRDLLLLPDGKLIIGAGDGTIDMVQERNGNFKNYRGPTWPELKSLQSTKIDGVITSLQIRNGKTLLIGTNGCEIYSLELANFSSSLRLLKTCHTNAVYDIAFPYNFSLVFATASHESIRIWSTSKMQELLRIVVPNFASSSIVFSRDGKSIISAWNDGVIRAFTPLSGKLIYAIPNAHNKGCSSVAVTSNGKIVVSGGIEGQVRVWKIDPYVQSLIGVLKEHYGPIESVHINNYDTEVVSASRDGSCVIWDLIRLTRKHVIFAHTQFIAAQYFPTGVQILTAGSDKLIGYWEAYDGSLVREVEGSKSGPINAIDMNMMGEYFVSAGTDQIVRLWNYQLGVEVAVGIGHASAITSARYSPNGKFLVTGSSDGGIFVWKVPEKFHIKIPDDILKPAKDDEQSTASKAPSKPPTPSTSATKLAKSLSSQAVIGRDGSRKAPLVTSDSRVGTFLGGLRNNNNNEDIRVHASGRSTRSSQIAECPAIDPNAQPTIDPCVDTASLADGDQQEQWETRSQHSAGSQNRLSEQSPFTQLDGEGGGGSRGKDCNLNEPLSAGRKQ; from the exons ATGTCCATCGAAGAGCCGACGGAAATGATGACCCTGGAGCCCTCCGCAATCATTGGGTTCGATG GGCACGTCGTCTGCGGACTGCGGGTGCATCCCGACCAGCGGCATCTGGTGTTTCCCCTCGGGAACGAAATTTCCATCTACGAGTGCGCCACCAACAAGCAATCGTTCCTGCGCggtcacacaaacaccatcTCCACGCTGGACATTTCCACCAGCGGGCGGATGGTGGCCTCGGGCCAATCCAACCACATGGGCTTCCGGGCGTTCGTGATCGTGTGGGACTGGGAAACGCGCAAAGAAATTTCGCGCCACGAGCTGCACCGCGTGCGGGTCCAGTCGCTCTGCTTCTCCTCCAACGACCAGTTCCTGGTCAGCCTGGGCGGCAAGGACTGTGGTTCGATCATCGTGTGGGATATCGAGCAGCGGACGGCGATCTGTGGCACGATCGCCACGAAGGAAACGACCGGCGAGGCGACCAAGGTGGCCAGCCTGAACAAACGGTTCACCACGTTCGTGTCGGGCGGGGATCAAAATTTGCGCGTCTGGAACATTGACCGGGAGCGGAAGCGGCTGACGGTGCAGGACGTGGCGGTGGGCAAGCTGCGACGCGAGTTTACCGGCATGCGCATCTCCCCGAACGACGACACGCTGTACGTGGGCACGATGAGCGGGGACATTGTGAAGATTAACCTGAACTGTAATCCAAATCCGAGCGATCCATCGCAGGACAAGATGCCGGTGCTGCTCGGATGCTTCGGCAAGCATAATGCGAAGAAGCCACCGGGCAAGGATTGCGAGAAGTACCATTACGGGGTGCGcgatctgttgctgctgccggacgGGAAGTTGATTATTGGCGCTGGGGACGGTACGATCGATATGGTGCAGGAGCGGAACGGAAACTTTAAAAATTATCGTGGTCCCACGTGGCCGGAGCTGAAATCG CTTCAATCGACAAAGATCGATGGCGTGATTACATCGCTACAGATTCGAAACGGCAAAACGCTGCTGATTGGAACGAACGGTTGTGAGATTTACTCGCTGGAGCTGGCAAACTTCTCGTCCAGCCTGCGCCTACTCAAAACATGCCACACGAATGCCGTCTACGATATAGCGTTTCCTTA CAATTTTTCGCTCGTCTTTGCCACGGCCAGCCACGAATCGATCCGCATCTGGTCGACGTCCAAGATGCAGGAGCTGCTGCGCATCGTGGTGCCCAACTTTGCCTCCTCGTCGATCGTGTTCAGCCGGGACGGGAAGAGCATTATTTCGGCGTGGAACGATGGCGTCATTCGTGCGTTTACGCCGCTGTCCGGGAAGCTGATCTACGCCATCCCGAACGCACACAACAAGGGCTGCTCATCGGTGGCCGTGACGAGCAATGGCAAGATAGTGGTGAGCGGCGGCATCGAAGGGCAGGTGCGCGTGTGGAAGATCGACCCGTACGTCCAGAGCCTGATCGGGGTGCTGAAGGAGCACTACGGTCCGATCGAGTCGGTGCACATCAACAACTACGACACGGAGGTGGTGTCGGCGTCGCGCGACGGTTCGTGCGTCATCTGGGATTTGATACGGCTCACGCGCAAGCACGTGATCTTCGCCCACACGCAGTTCATTGCCGCGCAGTACTTCCCGACCGGCGTCCAGATACTGACGGCCGGGTCGGACAAGCTGATCGGGTACTGGGAGGCGTACGATGGCAGCCTGGTGCGCGAGGTGGAGGGCTCCAAGTCGGGACCGATCAATGCGATCGACATGAACATGATGGGCGAGTACTTTGTGTCGGCCGGCACGGACCAGATCGTGCGGCTGTGGAACTACCAGCTCGGGGTGGAGGTGGCGGTCGGCATTGGGCATGCCAGTGCCATCACGTCCGCTCGTTACAGCCCGAACGGAAAGTTTCTCGTCACCGGCTCGAGCGATGGCGGTATCTTTGTGTGGAAGGTGCCGGAG AAATTCCACATTAAAATCCCCGACGACATTTTGAAGCCCGCGAAGGACGACGAACAGTCGACGGCGTCGAAAGCGCCCTCCAAACCACCGACACCGAGCACATCCGCGACCAAACTGGCCAAAAGCTTGTCCTCGCAGGCAGTCATTGGGCGTGACGGATCGCGCAAAGCACCACTGGTAACGTCCGATTCCCGCGTGGGAACCTTTCTCGGAGGActacgcaacaacaacaacaacgaagaCATTCGTGTCCACGCTTCCGGTCGGTCGACACGCTCGAGCCAAATCGCCGAATGTCCCGCGATCGACCCGAACGCACAGCCAACGATCGATCCGTGCGTTGATACCGCTTCGCTGGCGGACGGTGACCAGCAGGAGCAGTGGGAAACACGCTCACAACATTCCGCCGGAAGTCAGAATCGCCTTTCGGAGCAATCACCGTTCACGCAACTTGATggggagggtggtggtggttcccGGGGAAAGGATTGCAATTTGAACGAACCGTTAAGCGCGGGTAGAAAGCAGTAG
- the LOC120961007 gene encoding NEDD8-conjugating enzyme Ubc12, with translation MIKLFSLKQQKKDGEATPKAGGQKKTFTAAQLRITKDINELNLPKTCATEFPDPDDLLNFKLIICPDEGFYKSGRFVFNFKVGPNYPHEPPKVKCETQVYHPNIDLEGNVCLNILREDWKPVLTINSIVYGLQYLFLEPNPEDPLNREAAEVLQTNRRLFEHNVFKAMRGNYIGATYFQRCLK, from the exons ATGATTAAACTGTTCTCGCTCAAACAACAGAAGAAAGATGGTGAAGCAACGCCGAAGGCCGGAGGACAGAAGAAAACTTTCACTGCTGCACAGCTTCGCATCACCAAGG ATATCAACGAGCTAAACCTGCCGAAAACATGTGCCACCGAGTTCCCGGACCCGGACGATTTGCTCAACTTCAAGCTGATTATCTGCCCGGATGAGGGTTTCTACAAGAGCGGACGCTTCGTGTTCAACTTCAAG GTTGGACCGAACTACCCGCACGAACCGCCGAAGGTCAAGTGCGAAACTCAGGTCTATCATCCGAACATAGACCTGGAGGGCAACGTATGTCTGAACATTCTGCGCGAAGACTGGAAACCGGTGTTGACGATCAACTCGATCGTCTATGGGTTGCAGTACTTGTTCCTG gaaccgaATCCGGAGGATCCGCTCAACCGGGAAGCGGCGGAAGTGCTGCAAACCAACCGGCGCCTGTTCGAGCACAATGTTTTCAAAGCGATGCGCGGCAACTATATTGGCGCGACGTACTTCCAGCGCTGTCTCAAGTGA